The DNA region CTTCCCACGGGACGCCCCCTCTTTCATTTCGGTTCTTCGACGTTTAATGTGGAATTCATGAAGCCACCAAGACCTGAATCGGAGCCGCGATCAGGTAGACCATGGTGATGAAGTTCTCCACATTTCGGTATCCTCGGGCTCTGGCTCTCGCCGCCTGGAAAAGGCCATTGTAGCCTTCAAGCCTCGCATTGGTGTGCAA from Desulfomicrobium apsheronum includes:
- a CDS encoding transposase; this translates as LHTNARLEGYNGLFQAARARARGYRNVENFITMVYLIAAPIQVLVAS